The Phaeocystidibacter marisrubri genomic interval AGCGTCAACTCCTCTGGAGGAGTCCGATTAGAATCTGGAATTGGAACACAAAAGCCAGACAAGGCCTGCTTTATTATAGACGGAGGCGTGGAACCAACTCTTTTTATTCTGGACAACGACCAGAAGGATTCTGAATTCTGGACGCATAATTTCATCAACGCAAGACCTAAGTCGGAGGAAGCCAATTACACCTCTGAAATTATTTCAGCCACCAAAGATTTTGTCACCAAGAAGCTTCCCGAAGATTTTGTTGTTTCCAAGGTTGACCAAGTGGATCTGATGAAGCGATCTATGGATTACTTCAAAGAGGCAGAACAGTTCAACCAACACGAGTTTGAACAAGCGGTATTGGTTGAAAACGACGTCATTGAATCCTACAGAGCTCATAAGTCACAGACCGCTGCAGAAAGCGGCATGGCTGTTCCCGAGTCTTTCTCTATGGCAACAGCTGTGGTAAAGAAACAAGCGGGAAATTATAAGGGAGTGATTAAACTCGATAAGAACTTTCACATTTATGTTCATGGTGACCGATCGATGATTGAATCGGGTACGGATGAAAATGGAAGAAAATTCTACAAGCTCTACTACGACAAAGAAGAGTGATGATTAGAGAAAACAAGTGAACGCTATCCTACATTCTTTCGCGAATTTAAATAGCAGACTCAGCCACGTAAAAAGGGTGTTTATAAAGAAAGTCCAAGCTAAGACAGCTTGGACTTTTTCTTTCGCGCAGTTTCACTTCTATCAATTCTCCTTTATTCTGTGTTTAGTTAATTGACTGTTTAATTAAAATG includes:
- a CDS encoding nucleoid-associated protein, which produces MNISEAYTKSISLVVSERAEKVVEVDQYVVGDNQDFFTQALLRHFKAADLLRFEFTHPIDLKYNVLYEASRAFFKDDESANFTELISKHLAEASSHPNIKPGDLVVAKFTEIEYDGIPCEAIGIYKFDSRQRILSVNSSGGVRLESGIGTQKPDKACFIIDGGVEPTLFILDNDQKDSEFWTHNFINARPKSEEANYTSEIISATKDFVTKKLPEDFVVSKVDQVDLMKRSMDYFKEAEQFNQHEFEQAVLVENDVIESYRAHKSQTAAESGMAVPESFSMATAVVKKQAGNYKGVIKLDKNFHIYVHGDRSMIESGTDENGRKFYKLYYDKEE